A window of Corallococcus macrosporus DSM 14697 contains these coding sequences:
- the hutU gene encoding urocanate hydratase: MSRVIRAPHGSTLSCKGWVQEAALRMLMNNLDPDVAERPEDLVVYGGTGKAARDWPSFDRIVSSLQSLSDEETLLVQSGKPVGVFRTHPDAPRVLIANSNLVGRWANWEHFHELEKKGLMMYGQMTAGSWIYIGTQGILQGTYETFAAAGRFHYGSDDLAGRLVLSGGLGGMGGAQPLAATMNNAVFLGVEIDPTRARRRVETRYLDVVAKDLDEALALVKEAQEKRVGRSIAVIGNAASVFRELYRRGIKPDLVTDQTSAHDPLNGYIPTDLSLEAAAELRQRDPETYVRRARESMMMHVQAMNDFQAAGSHVFDYGNNLRGQAQLGGMENAFEFPGFVPAYIRPLFCEGMGPFRWVALSGDPEDIRVTDRVVRELFPQKASLQRWLNMAEERVAFQGLPSRICWLGYGERAKAGLAFNELVRKGAVKAPIVIGRDHLDCGSVASPNRETEAMKDGTDAVADWPILNALVNAVNGASWVSFHHGGGVGMGYSLHAGQVIVADGTPEAARRIERVLTSDPGMGVLRHADAGYPEAIEVAKERGVKIPGITT, encoded by the coding sequence ATGTCCCGCGTCATCCGCGCCCCCCATGGCTCCACCCTGTCCTGCAAGGGCTGGGTCCAGGAGGCCGCGCTCCGGATGTTGATGAACAACCTCGACCCGGACGTCGCCGAGCGCCCCGAGGACCTCGTCGTCTACGGCGGCACCGGCAAGGCCGCCCGTGACTGGCCCTCCTTCGACCGCATCGTGTCGAGCCTCCAGAGCCTGAGCGACGAGGAGACGCTGCTGGTCCAGTCCGGCAAGCCCGTGGGCGTCTTCCGCACCCACCCGGACGCGCCGCGCGTGCTCATCGCCAACTCCAACCTCGTGGGCCGCTGGGCCAACTGGGAGCACTTCCACGAGCTGGAGAAGAAGGGCCTGATGATGTACGGCCAGATGACCGCGGGCTCGTGGATCTACATCGGCACGCAGGGCATCCTCCAGGGCACCTACGAGACGTTCGCCGCCGCCGGCCGCTTCCACTACGGCAGCGACGACCTGGCCGGCCGGCTCGTCCTCTCCGGCGGGCTGGGCGGCATGGGCGGCGCGCAGCCGCTGGCCGCCACCATGAACAACGCGGTGTTCCTCGGCGTGGAGATTGACCCCACCCGCGCCCGCCGCCGCGTGGAGACGCGCTACCTGGACGTCGTCGCCAAGGACCTGGACGAGGCGCTGGCGCTGGTGAAGGAGGCGCAGGAGAAGCGCGTGGGCCGCTCCATCGCCGTCATCGGCAACGCGGCCTCGGTGTTCCGCGAGCTGTACCGCCGCGGCATCAAGCCGGACCTCGTCACGGACCAGACGAGCGCGCATGACCCGCTCAACGGCTACATCCCCACGGACCTGTCGCTGGAGGCCGCCGCCGAGCTGCGCCAGCGCGACCCGGAGACCTACGTCCGCCGCGCGCGCGAGTCGATGATGATGCACGTGCAGGCCATGAACGACTTCCAGGCCGCCGGCAGCCACGTCTTCGACTACGGCAACAACCTGCGCGGCCAGGCGCAGCTCGGCGGCATGGAGAACGCCTTCGAGTTCCCCGGCTTCGTCCCCGCCTACATCCGCCCCCTCTTCTGCGAGGGCATGGGGCCCTTCCGCTGGGTGGCGCTCTCTGGAGACCCGGAGGACATCCGCGTCACGGACCGCGTGGTGCGCGAGCTGTTCCCGCAGAAGGCCTCGCTCCAGCGCTGGCTCAACATGGCGGAGGAGCGCGTGGCCTTCCAGGGCCTGCCCTCGCGCATCTGCTGGCTGGGCTACGGCGAGCGCGCCAAGGCGGGGCTCGCCTTCAACGAGCTGGTGCGCAAGGGCGCGGTGAAGGCGCCCATCGTCATCGGCCGGGACCACCTGGACTGCGGCTCGGTGGCGTCCCCCAACCGCGAGACGGAGGCGATGAAGGACGGCACGGACGCGGTGGCGGACTGGCCCATCCTCAACGCGCTGGTGAACGCGGTGAACGGCGCCTCGTGGGTGTCCTTCCACCACGGCGGCGGCGTGGGCATGGGCTACTCGCTGCACGCGGGCCAGGTCATCGTCGCGGACGGCACGCCGGAGGCCGCGCGCCGCATCGAGCGCGTGCTCACCAGCGACCCTGGCATGGGCGTGCTGCGCCACGCGGACGCGGGCTACCCCGAGGCCATCGAGGTCGCGAAAGAGCGCGGCGTGAAGATTCCGGGCATCACCACCTGA
- a CDS encoding BON domain-containing protein: MNGRREDDRRWGDRDWEVERPRPRDAWAQDPDWEARGHERRGGPDRDTGPERRGDFDWEARGPERRGGPDRDAGRERRGDVDWEARGPERRGDLDRDTGAERRGGPHRGHPRRGGWASEEDAFPRTFDSERHFRDAARDRDTRDYQQDVDFGRAARAMDRAREYGRDFHLDQELDRRAREFDPERIARRPGYSPSGTFREVEEDWRLEPTFLGVLEDEGPGPGRPERPGRHEPPERRRHGPGGRPPGHHRGADEGHERRHRGGGGMDRGRPWRAAGRMAETDVRYGGTQPAGHGPGVENMAPPWDGYGTSPSRPDDHGMGHGGYAGGRARPEGPTRGPPRGRAPRGYQRSSERILTDLCDRLMQSWVDAEDVDIRVRDGVVLLAGVVRSHDERHATEALARDVLGVKEVMNDIRVYRDEGVLDRPTLRRPVQVPGVESPDDDTLHS, encoded by the coding sequence ATGAACGGCAGGCGCGAAGACGACCGGCGATGGGGAGACAGGGACTGGGAGGTCGAACGCCCACGTCCCAGGGACGCCTGGGCCCAGGACCCCGACTGGGAGGCGCGTGGCCACGAGCGGCGGGGCGGCCCGGACCGGGACACCGGCCCAGAGCGACGGGGAGACTTCGACTGGGAGGCGCGTGGCCCCGAGCGGCGGGGCGGCCCGGACCGGGATGCCGGCCGGGAGCGACGGGGAGACGTCGACTGGGAGGCGCGCGGCCCCGAGCGGCGGGGCGACCTCGACCGGGACACTGGCGCCGAGCGGCGGGGCGGCCCCCACCGGGGCCACCCCCGGCGTGGAGGCTGGGCCTCGGAGGAGGACGCCTTCCCGCGCACCTTCGACAGCGAGCGCCACTTCCGGGACGCCGCCAGGGACCGGGACACGCGCGACTACCAACAAGACGTGGACTTCGGGCGCGCCGCGCGCGCCATGGACCGGGCCCGCGAGTACGGCCGTGACTTCCACCTGGACCAGGAGCTGGACCGCCGTGCCCGGGAGTTCGACCCGGAGCGCATCGCCAGGCGCCCCGGCTACAGCCCGAGCGGCACCTTCCGCGAGGTCGAGGAGGACTGGCGCCTGGAGCCGACCTTCCTCGGCGTCCTGGAGGACGAGGGGCCCGGGCCTGGCAGACCCGAACGGCCGGGGCGACACGAGCCGCCGGAGCGTCGGCGGCACGGGCCTGGAGGCCGGCCCCCCGGGCACCACCGGGGCGCCGACGAGGGCCACGAGCGCCGGCATCGGGGGGGTGGCGGCATGGACCGGGGCCGGCCCTGGCGCGCCGCGGGCCGCATGGCGGAGACGGACGTCCGCTACGGCGGCACGCAGCCGGCGGGCCATGGGCCAGGTGTGGAGAACATGGCGCCACCGTGGGATGGCTACGGCACCAGCCCCTCGCGGCCGGACGACCACGGGATGGGGCACGGCGGCTACGCGGGTGGACGCGCCCGCCCCGAAGGCCCCACGCGAGGGCCGCCCCGGGGCCGCGCGCCCAGGGGCTACCAGCGCTCCAGTGAGCGAATCCTGACGGACCTCTGCGACCGGCTGATGCAGAGCTGGGTGGACGCCGAGGACGTGGACATCCGCGTGCGGGACGGGGTGGTGCTGCTGGCCGGGGTCGTGCGCAGCCATGACGAACGGCATGCCACGGAAGCGCTCGCCCGGGACGTGCTGGGGGTGAAGGAGGTCATGAACGACATTCGCGTCTACCGCGACGAGGGGGTCCTGGACCGTCCCACGCTCCGGCGGCCAGTGCAGGTGCCCGGCGTGGAGTCCCCCGACGACGACACGCTGCATTCGTGA